DNA from Evansella sp. LMS18:
GAATCACCCTTTCTTTACCAGGTTTTGAACTGGCAGCTGAATAGTGAAGACTGTACCTATTACTTCCGGAGTGCTTTTCAGGCTGATTTTTCCATGAAGTTCCTCTACGACTCTTGTTACATAAGAAAGTCCTATGCCGGTGGAAGGTGCGCCGCTGTTATCATATTTAGATGTAAATCCAGGTTGAAAGATGATTTTCCGGCGTTTTTCAGGGATACCCGGGCCGTCATCGCTGATGTGTAAATGAACCCAGTCTCCTTTTTTCTCGGCAACGAGCTTTACGCGGCCTTTATTTTCTATTGCTTCAATGGCGTTTGCCACAAGGTTATTTATAATCGAGAGCATACTGTACACATGATATTCTGGCTGAGTTCCTTCCGCCTCGAATGCGATTAAAATCTCTTTTTTCAATGAAGCAGCATATTTTTGATTTGCTTTCGCCACCAGATTAAGCAAGGATTTAATTTCCATATATTCCGATAAATTCTCATCGGATATAAGTTTGGATAGTCCGGAAAAAATTCTTTGATTATCCTTTTTTATGTCGTGTATTTCCCCTACAATTTTCAGTGTTTTTGCAGGCAGATAACCAGGTACAGGCTGTCCCTGATTTTCCAGTTTTTTCAGTGACTCGTACAGGAGGTAAGCATCTCTCGTAATTTTTTCACTGTTCTTCAATGTTTTATCTAAGTGAATTGTTTCTTCATACAGATTGGAAATAACTATAAGCAGATGTGCATTTTGTGCCCGTGTCTGCTGTACTTTTATTTTGGCGGTGTAAAGCTTCATCAGATTAAAGAATCCTACCGTAAAATAGCTTCGGAAAATAGCTATAACACTTATTTTATGCAGATCTGCCAGAGTAAAAGCAGCACCAAATGATATGTACTGAAAAGAGATTTCGGCAATACTGGAGAAAACCTCGGTAACAATCCCTAAAAAGCCAATCAGCAAAGGGCGGTGGTGGAGTCGATTTATACGGAATAAACCGAAAAGACAAGCGAAAGTAATATAATAAAAAAAGGTAGGGTAACGGGTTTCAAAAGCTTCTGTAAAACCATAGGAATAAAAAGAGACGTCTAATAAAATTCTGAACAGCACGACCATAGTTCCTGCTGATAAACCTGAAATTACGGGATGGATTCTTCTAAGAAGCAATAAGGAAAAGAAAAATGTCGGGGTCCCGAAGCTTACACGGAACGAATCATTAAAAGGATGAAAATACAGCTGGCCGGCCAAAGGAACAAGCATGAGCATTAAAACAAAGATTTGAGTCTCCTTGTTGAATGTACGAATGAATGCCAACACCGCCATTCTGACTTCCTGTATTTAACGTGTTCTTATTATATAATACCGGCTAATATATATTGCTTTATCCAGGCAAGTAAATAAATTAGAACTAGGCGCTTTCTCCATAACAGGGACAGGAGAATCATCAGTTTTAGGAAAATAATAGGAATAAATATTGGCATGAGAGTGTTAGTGGAAAATCAACGGGCTCCTTCCATCCCCTTCTACCGAAAAGTAGATAAAAAAAATGAACGCAAGGAGCATAACGGAGGTAATAATCAGAAGAGCGGACCAATAATACTTGTTCATAAAAGAATAAACACTGGAAATCAGGCTTAAGGTGCCGAGTGAAAAACAGACGGAAAAGCCAGTGATACCGCTCATCCTCGGCAGCGTAGCGGTGAAAAATAATGTGAAAAAAGCAGCCTGGAAAGCTATACCTGCGATAAAGGAAATTCTTCCACGGTTATACAAAGTCATTCCTCCTTACCGGCGGTCCGGGATTGTTAGAATAAAGATGCGATTTGGAGTCCGATCAGCAAGGTTATGATGAACAGACCGAAAATGGCGCTGGCTCTGTGCAAGCGCAGGGCTGCTTCTGTTATTTCAGGTTCTTTTTTGAACATCCACCGTCTGCCCCATAAATAGCTTTCTTCCGGCTCAATAATCCCCCAGATTAATAGTCCATAAAAAGGAACCATCAGCACAATTAATATAATTGTTTCAGCCAAACAATCACCCTCTCCGTTAGTCTCACAGTTTAATTTTACCAAAGATTACCTGGAGGTTCATTGCTCAGCAGCAAGAAGCCCATTCTGAATCTCGGTTGCTTCAGCAAATTAAAAACAGCTGTCCGGCCCTGGAAGCAGGGCAGTAACAGCTGAAAATAGTTAATGGGTATTTTTCCAGAGAGCAGCGTACTTTTTCCGGTACTTATCGTCGGTTTCTTCTGCAATTAACTCAAGGGCCGTGATTTTAATCGCCTCATCGTGCAAGGCATCAAACAAATGCCGTAACCCCTGGGTAATATCAAACCGGATCAGTGTGTAATTTTTTTCTCCTTCGCACTCCCGGTAGCGGTTAACAAGATGATCAACCACAAGCTCCTTCTGCTGCTCGCCTGCCAGGCCGATCCTCCAGACTGCCTGCAAGCTGTGCCGGGCGGTGACAAACTTTTTATCCTTTGTAACTCCCCAGATGGCTGGGAAATCATGCAGTACTCTCTTTTCAGGATCGCTCACCGCCAGATAAGACAGAAACTGAGCTGCTCTCGACCTCCTGTGATTATCCATGTGCGTTAAGTCTTCTACCAGCTGGTCCCACACTTCATACGCCCAGTCCACTTCCTTTTCAGCAGCAGCAAGAATATTTTTATAGGCTTCATACTGCTTCTCTCTGTCATCCGATTCCAGATCATTAAAGTAATCTTTTATTTTTTCATCCATGTTATCAGCTCCTGGCTTTATTTTTCCCAAGAAGATCTAGGCGAATTTCATTACTGCTTCGTTAACGATAAAAAATACAGCTGAGCAGATTAGAAAAACAGGTAACATTCCGAGGAAACTGAGCCAATCGGTAAAAGCCCCTGGTCCAAAAATCAGCCCTGCCGGCAGGATAAATGCAGCTCCAAAGGCAAGGTGGAAGAAAAACGATAATGTCCTTTTATACTTCCATTTTGCCCTGCGGCTGAGGAAGTCTGAGAGCATAGAGGTGAGTATGCCGTAAGTGAAAATTACCGGAGCTCCGTATAAAGCATAGAGAAAGATGTTCTGGAAGTAATTGAACTCTGTATAAACCGGCATTACGGCAGGCAGAAGCAAAGAGGTAATGATGGAGGTGAGCAGCGCTATAGTAACCTTTGGAAACATCATCTGGCACGCCTTCTTTCAGGAAGATTATTGTTGGAATAATTATACTACCAAACAGTTCCTTATGGAGGTGGAAAATGAGAATTGCGGGGAAAGAGCTGAAGGGCGTATACTCTTTTTTCCTTTTCCGGCCCGTAGATAAAAAGATTCAGGCTGAGGAATTTTTGCTGAAGGAAATACGATATGAAGGGCGAAGTATACTTTAATATATTTGAGAAGCGGAGGTGGGGGGCAGTTTAAGTAAATACTGTTATGCACACGAAATGCAGAGGAACGAGAATGGATCAGTGTTTGTAAAACTGAATGAACCAGCGACCTTAAAATGGCTGTTTATTAATCGCCCCTCCAATAATTTCAAAATACACTGCCTCATTCAAAACACAAATCCGGTTGATCAGGAACCAGGCATGTTTATACCTAATTACCAGCACATCTGCAGCTGCCCTTTTTACAGCAATTTTTACTTCTTATTTTCTTCTTATTAGCTTCAATAAGTTTTTATCCTTTAAAAAATGAATGGAATCCATCCGCCG
Protein-coding regions in this window:
- a CDS encoding ATP-binding protein, whose protein sequence is MAVLAFIRTFNKETQIFVLMLMLVPLAGQLYFHPFNDSFRVSFGTPTFFFSLLLLRRIHPVISGLSAGTMVVLFRILLDVSFYSYGFTEAFETRYPTFFYYITFACLFGLFRINRLHHRPLLIGFLGIVTEVFSSIAEISFQYISFGAAFTLADLHKISVIAIFRSYFTVGFFNLMKLYTAKIKVQQTRAQNAHLLIVISNLYEETIHLDKTLKNSEKITRDAYLLYESLKKLENQGQPVPGYLPAKTLKIVGEIHDIKKDNQRIFSGLSKLISDENLSEYMEIKSLLNLVAKANQKYAASLKKEILIAFEAEGTQPEYHVYSMLSIINNLVANAIEAIENKGRVKLVAEKKGDWVHLHISDDGPGIPEKRRKIIFQPGFTSKYDNSGAPSTGIGLSYVTRVVEELHGKISLKSTPEVIGTVFTIQLPVQNLVKKG